One part of the Mariniflexile litorale genome encodes these proteins:
- the scpA gene encoding methylmalonyl-CoA mutase, which yields MRPDFSDITLDTVKKHETVLSDTQQVWNTPEGIPVKKHFSKHDIDNAEHLGFAAGLPPFTRGPYSTMYVTRPWTIRQYAGFSTAEESNAFYRRNLAAGQKGLSVAFDLATHRGYDSDHPRVTGDVGKAGVAIDSILDMEILFDQIPLDKMSVSMTMNGAVLPIMAFYIAAAKKQGVSLDHLSGTIQNDILKEFMVRNTYIYPPLPSMKIIGDIFDYTTKHMPKFNSISISGYHMQEAGATADIELAYTLADGMEYIRTGLASGLKIDEFAPRLSFFWAVGMNHFMEIAKMRAARMLWAKIIKSFHPTNPKSMALRTHSQTSGWSLSEQDPFNNVARTCVEAMAAGLGGTQSLHTNALDEAIALPTDFSARIARNTQIYIQEETQITKAVDPWAGSYYVEYLTQEIAKKAWKLIEEVEELGGMAKAIETGVPKMRIEEASARKQARLDSGQDILVGVNKFRTDEKSNIEILEVDNSTVRLSQIERLKKLRAHRHQDVVNANLKALTDCAETGKGNLLELAVEAAENFATLGEISDALEVHFGRHKADNKLISGVYGKEVKDDSLFEKAQLLADKFAEIEGRRPRVMVAKMGQDGHDRGAKVVASSFADLGFDVDMGPLFQTPEEVAKQAIENDVHFVGASSLAAGHKTLIPQLIGELEKLGRPDIMVFAGGVIPEQDYNYLLERKVVAIFGPGTVISKAAISIMEKYLEQE from the coding sequence ATGAGACCAGATTTTTCAGATATAACATTAGATACTGTTAAGAAACATGAAACAGTACTATCAGATACCCAACAAGTTTGGAATACGCCTGAGGGAATTCCTGTAAAAAAACATTTTTCAAAACACGATATTGATAATGCGGAACATTTGGGATTTGCTGCCGGGTTACCTCCGTTTACAAGAGGGCCGTACAGTACAATGTATGTTACTAGACCATGGACCATTCGTCAATATGCAGGATTTTCAACGGCTGAAGAGTCGAATGCGTTTTACAGAAGAAATTTAGCTGCTGGACAAAAAGGACTCTCAGTAGCATTTGATTTAGCAACACATAGAGGCTACGATTCCGACCATCCGCGTGTAACAGGTGATGTTGGAAAAGCAGGAGTTGCTATCGATTCTATTTTGGATATGGAGATTTTATTCGACCAGATTCCTTTAGATAAAATGTCGGTTTCAATGACTATGAATGGTGCTGTGTTGCCCATTATGGCGTTTTATATTGCAGCGGCAAAAAAACAAGGTGTGTCTTTAGACCATTTAAGTGGCACCATTCAAAATGATATTTTAAAAGAATTTATGGTGCGTAATACGTATATCTATCCACCATTGCCTTCCATGAAAATTATTGGTGACATTTTTGACTACACCACGAAGCATATGCCTAAATTCAATTCCATTTCTATTAGTGGTTACCACATGCAAGAAGCTGGTGCTACGGCCGATATTGAGTTGGCATACACCTTAGCCGATGGTATGGAATATATTAGAACAGGTTTGGCTTCTGGTTTAAAAATTGATGAATTTGCTCCCAGACTTTCGTTTTTTTGGGCGGTTGGAATGAATCATTTTATGGAAATTGCAAAAATGCGTGCTGCACGGATGCTTTGGGCAAAAATTATTAAATCGTTTCATCCAACCAATCCAAAATCGATGGCATTGCGTACGCATAGTCAAACATCGGGTTGGAGTTTAAGTGAACAAGATCCTTTTAATAATGTAGCGAGAACTTGTGTGGAAGCTATGGCCGCAGGTTTAGGAGGCACACAATCCTTACATACAAACGCCTTGGATGAAGCGATAGCTTTACCAACCGATTTTTCAGCACGAATAGCACGTAATACGCAAATTTATATTCAAGAAGAAACACAAATTACTAAGGCCGTAGATCCTTGGGCCGGTTCGTATTATGTGGAATACTTAACACAAGAAATCGCTAAAAAAGCTTGGAAACTTATTGAAGAAGTTGAAGAACTAGGGGGTATGGCTAAAGCTATTGAAACAGGCGTTCCTAAAATGCGTATAGAAGAGGCTTCGGCACGTAAACAAGCCCGTTTAGATTCTGGACAAGATATTTTGGTTGGTGTGAATAAATTTAGAACCGATGAAAAATCGAATATCGAGATTTTAGAAGTAGATAATTCTACTGTCCGATTATCTCAAATAGAACGTTTGAAAAAATTAAGAGCGCATAGACATCAGGATGTGGTGAATGCCAATTTAAAAGCATTAACAGATTGTGCAGAAACAGGTAAAGGAAATTTATTAGAATTGGCTGTTGAGGCTGCTGAAAATTTCGCAACTTTAGGTGAAATATCGGATGCTTTAGAAGTTCATTTTGGACGTCATAAAGCGGATAATAAATTAATAAGCGGTGTGTACGGAAAAGAAGTAAAAGACGATAGTTTGTTTGAAAAAGCACAACTACTTGCTGATAAATTTGCTGAAATAGAAGGGCGTCGTCCGCGTGTGATGGTGGCTAAAATGGGACAAGATGGACACGATAGAGGAGCTAAAGTGGTAGCGTCAAGTTTTGCCGATTTAGGATTTGATGTTGATATGGGGCCTTTATTTCAAACCCCAGAAGAAGTGGCTAAACAAGCCATTGAAAACGATGTTCATTTTGTTGGAGCATCCAGTTTGGCTGCTGGTCATAAGACCTTAATTCCACAATTAATTGGGGAACTAGAAAAACTAGGAAGACCAGACATTATGGTGTTTGCTGGTGGTGTGATTCCAGAACAAGATTATAATTATTTATTGGAACGTAAAGTGGTAGCCATTTTTGGACCTGGAACTGTAATTTCTAAAGCTGCAATTAGTATTATGGAAAAATATTTGGAGCAAGAATAG
- a CDS encoding acyl-ACP thioesterase domain-containing protein — protein MKFENYFDKQFELRYFETNKLGLATPIIILALLEETAADHCYSINHSLFDLLKKNVGWVLVSGVLKMDRYPNYKEKITIRTWLSSYTSIKGYRENIIFDEQQNIIGSAKGLWVFFDIEKRKPLPIFNDMKEKWSFFGEESIIKNIKKKIDALDVADHIKKFKVHRFDIDSNKHVNNIKYLQWVIESIPEDIVDHYYLHEIDGRFISEAQYGDHVLSLTNKNGIDYSFQHTIKVEGSNKVCATANTVWKKF, from the coding sequence ATGAAGTTTGAAAATTATTTTGACAAACAATTTGAACTGAGATATTTCGAAACAAATAAATTAGGCTTGGCGACGCCTATAATCATTTTAGCTTTATTAGAAGAAACTGCGGCAGACCATTGTTATTCTATAAACCACAGTTTATTCGACCTTCTTAAAAAAAATGTGGGATGGGTATTGGTTTCTGGGGTTTTAAAAATGGATCGCTATCCTAATTACAAAGAAAAAATCACCATTAGAACCTGGTTATCAAGCTACACTTCTATTAAAGGTTATAGAGAGAATATTATTTTTGATGAACAACAAAATATAATAGGCAGCGCCAAAGGTTTATGGGTTTTCTTTGATATTGAAAAAAGGAAACCATTACCCATTTTTAATGATATGAAAGAAAAATGGTCTTTTTTCGGTGAAGAATCCATCATAAAAAACATCAAGAAAAAAATAGACGCGTTAGATGTTGCAGACCATATTAAAAAATTCAAAGTTCATAGGTTTGATATAGACAGTAATAAGCACGTAAATAATATCAAGTATTTACAGTGGGTTATTGAATCGATACCTGAAGATATTGTTGATCATTATTATTTACACGAAATAGATGGTCGTTTTATTTCTGAAGCTCAATATGGCGACCATGTGTTATCTTTAACAAATAAGAATGGTATAGATTATTCTTTTCAACACACCATTAAAGTGGAAGGAAGCAATAAGGTTTGTGCTACAGCGAACACAGTTTGGAAAAAATTTTAA
- the meaB gene encoding methylmalonyl Co-A mutase-associated GTPase MeaB, with amino-acid sequence MSNYKPKNRLSAQAYIDGVLAGDRVILSRAITIIESNLESDKTLAKDVIQGILPASGNSIRIGITGVPGVGKSTFIEVFGKHIINQGYKVAILSIDPSSQRSKGSILGDKTRMEALSNLENAYIRPSASGDTLGGVANKTAESMLLCEAAGYDIILIETVGVGQSETAVHGMTDFFLLLMLAGAGDELQGIKKGIMEMADMVVINKADGDNVRMSEMARLQYQNALHIFPQSESGWEPVVTKASSTKNTGIDRVWDEVVKYKQLVTDNGYFIKNRNHQKIHWMYNNINEELKHMFYASENMASTLSVLEKAIISSEISPIKAAQDIIETFKKSF; translated from the coding sequence ATGTCAAACTACAAACCCAAAAACCGACTCTCCGCACAAGCTTATATCGATGGTGTTTTAGCAGGCGATCGCGTTATTCTCTCCAGAGCCATTACAATTATAGAAAGCAATTTAGAAAGTGATAAAACACTTGCCAAAGATGTTATTCAAGGTATTTTACCCGCTTCGGGAAATTCTATCAGAATCGGTATTACCGGAGTTCCTGGTGTTGGAAAAAGCACTTTTATTGAAGTTTTCGGAAAACACATCATCAATCAAGGTTATAAAGTAGCCATTCTTTCTATTGATCCAAGTAGCCAACGATCAAAAGGCAGTATTTTAGGCGATAAAACACGCATGGAAGCACTGAGTAATTTAGAGAACGCCTACATTCGTCCATCTGCTTCTGGCGACACGCTTGGTGGTGTGGCTAACAAAACAGCCGAAAGCATGTTGCTGTGTGAGGCTGCTGGGTATGATATAATTTTAATTGAAACAGTTGGTGTGGGACAATCGGAAACAGCTGTTCATGGGATGACCGATTTTTTCTTGCTTTTAATGTTAGCCGGTGCTGGCGACGAACTTCAAGGTATTAAAAAAGGCATCATGGAAATGGCCGATATGGTGGTTATTAATAAGGCTGATGGCGATAACGTTCGAATGAGTGAAATGGCGCGTTTGCAATACCAAAATGCCTTACATATTTTTCCGCAATCAGAATCTGGTTGGGAGCCAGTAGTAACAAAAGCGTCTTCAACCAAAAATACGGGAATCGATAGAGTGTGGGACGAAGTTGTAAAATACAAACAGTTAGTAACTGATAATGGTTATTTTATAAAAAACAGAAACCATCAAAAAATACATTGGATGTATAATAACATCAATGAAGAATTAAAACACATGTTTTATGCTTCCGAAAATATGGCCAGCACGCTTTCTGTTTTAGAAAAAGCGATTATTTCTTCTGAAATTTCACCTATAAAAGCAGCACAAGACATTATTGAAACATTTAAAAAGTCTTTTTGA
- a CDS encoding restriction endonuclease, giving the protein MGRKKIHDKVPTHDEMMIPTLEALKLLGGSGSIEEINEKVYEVAGYDEEILEVPHDENGVQTKVEYRLAWARTYLKKYGLIDNSSRGVWALNNNEIDTTNLNPNQILKEVREQARKPKSDKIKTIKEVESDIEEEVEDQIDWKESLISIILKIEPSAFERLCQRILRESGFVQVEVTGKSGDGGIDGKGIVRLNGFLSFHVFFQSKRYKGSVGSGDIRDFRGAMQGRADKGLFITTGNFTREAIKEATRDGAPPIDLIDGELLCDKLKEFNLGVKTELIEDVSVNAEWFSKI; this is encoded by the coding sequence ATGGGAAGAAAAAAAATACATGATAAAGTACCTACTCATGATGAAATGATGATTCCTACTTTGGAAGCTCTAAAATTATTAGGTGGTTCAGGTTCTATAGAAGAAATAAATGAAAAGGTTTATGAGGTTGCTGGATATGATGAAGAGATTTTGGAAGTACCACATGATGAAAATGGAGTTCAAACTAAAGTTGAATACAGGTTAGCTTGGGCAAGAACATATTTGAAAAAATATGGGTTGATAGATAATTCTTCTCGAGGTGTTTGGGCATTAAATAATAACGAAATTGATACAACTAATCTTAATCCTAACCAAATTTTAAAAGAAGTTAGAGAACAAGCTAGAAAACCTAAATCCGATAAAATTAAAACAATAAAGGAGGTTGAGTCTGATATAGAGGAGGAAGTTGAAGATCAAATTGATTGGAAAGAAAGTTTAATTTCAATTATATTAAAAATTGAGCCTTCAGCTTTTGAAAGACTTTGTCAAAGGATTTTAAGAGAAAGTGGATTTGTGCAAGTTGAAGTTACTGGAAAATCGGGAGATGGAGGAATTGATGGGAAAGGAATAGTTAGGTTAAATGGTTTTCTAAGTTTTCATGTCTTTTTTCAATCAAAAAGATATAAAGGTTCTGTTGGTTCTGGTGATATCAGGGATTTCCGAGGAGCGATGCAAGGTAGAGCAGATAAAGGACTTTTTATTACAACAGGAAATTTTACAAGAGAAGCAATTAAAGAAGCCACAAGAGATGGAGCGCCTCCAATTGATTTAATTGATGGAGAATTATTATGTGATAAATTGAAAGAGTTTAATCTAGGAGTAAAAACAGAACTTATAGAAGATGTTTCTGTAAATGCTGAATGGTTTTCGAAAATTTAA
- a CDS encoding GIY-YIG nuclease family protein: MKKSFVYFMTNKNNTVIYVGVTSDLLKRVYQHKTKIYKGFTFKYNCDKLIFFEEFDAINQAIAREKQIKGGSRKRKEELINSINPEWHDLSDGWLFYFDR, translated from the coding sequence ATGAAAAAATCATTTGTTTACTTTATGACCAATAAAAATAACACCGTTATTTATGTTGGTGTAACTAGTGATTTATTAAAAAGGGTTTATCAGCACAAAACGAAAATTTATAAAGGATTTACTTTTAAATACAATTGTGATAAGCTTATTTTTTTTGAAGAATTTGATGCTATAAATCAAGCCATTGCCAGAGAAAAGCAAATAAAAGGTGGTAGTAGGAAACGAAAAGAAGAATTAATAAATTCGATAAACCCTGAATGGCATGATTTGTCGGATGGATGGTTGTTTTATTTTGATAGATGA
- a CDS encoding glycosyltransferase family 2 protein, producing MILETTIIIIYTISLLLIFMYALAQLNLLLNYLASKKAKDNSPTFDFSNPEEIPFVTIQLPVYNEMYVMERLLDNIAKMDYPSNKLEIQVLDDSTDETVETTRAHVEALKATGLDITHITRIDRTGFKAGALKEGLVIAKGEFIAIFDSDFLPQTDWLKRTVPYFKDEKIGVVQTRWGHLNRNYSILTKIQAFALDAHFTLEQVGRNSKGHFINFNGTAGLWRKTCIIDAGNWEGDTLTEDLDLSYRAQLKNWKFKYLENVETPAELPIVISAARSQQFRWNKGGAENFRKMLWRVLKSKNISAKTKLHGLLHLLNSTMFLNVLVVAVLSIPMLYIKNEYTHLKPYFYVMSFFVVSSIIFFVCYWFMYKNIYGGGFKNFIRYIGMFFVFFSIAMGFSLHNSIAVLEGHWGKKSEFVRTPKFNISSLKEGWKKNKYIKKTISIHVIFEGLLMAYFAFGMYSAFIVGNQGGDFGLFPFHLMLFLGFGYVFIKSLTSKV from the coding sequence ATGATTCTAGAAACCACCATTATCATTATTTACACCATTTCGCTTTTGCTTATTTTTATGTATGCACTTGCGCAATTAAATCTATTACTGAATTACCTAGCCTCAAAGAAGGCTAAAGATAATTCCCCAACTTTCGATTTTTCAAATCCCGAAGAAATCCCTTTTGTAACTATACAACTGCCTGTTTATAACGAAATGTACGTTATGGAACGCTTGTTAGATAACATTGCAAAAATGGATTATCCTTCTAACAAACTTGAAATTCAAGTATTAGACGATTCTACCGATGAAACTGTAGAAACAACTCGTGCACATGTTGAAGCATTAAAAGCTACAGGATTAGATATTACACACATTACAAGAATAGATAGAACAGGTTTTAAAGCAGGTGCTTTAAAAGAAGGTTTAGTAATTGCTAAAGGTGAATTTATTGCCATTTTCGATTCCGATTTTTTACCGCAAACCGATTGGCTAAAACGCACCGTTCCTTATTTTAAGGATGAAAAAATTGGTGTTGTTCAAACGCGTTGGGGGCATTTAAACCGCAATTATTCCATCCTTACAAAAATACAAGCCTTCGCTTTAGATGCTCATTTTACTTTAGAACAAGTAGGTAGAAATAGTAAAGGACACTTTATTAACTTTAACGGTACCGCAGGACTTTGGAGAAAGACCTGTATTATAGATGCCGGAAACTGGGAAGGTGATACCTTAACCGAAGATTTAGATTTAAGCTACCGTGCCCAACTTAAAAATTGGAAATTCAAATATCTTGAGAACGTTGAAACCCCTGCCGAATTACCAATCGTAATTAGCGCAGCCCGTTCACAACAATTTAGATGGAACAAAGGTGGTGCCGAAAACTTTAGAAAAATGCTTTGGCGGGTTTTAAAAAGCAAAAACATTTCAGCAAAAACAAAATTACACGGTTTGCTACATTTACTAAACAGCACCATGTTTTTAAATGTACTTGTTGTAGCCGTATTAAGCATCCCGATGCTATACATAAAAAATGAGTACACACACTTAAAACCTTACTTTTACGTTATGAGTTTCTTTGTGGTAAGCTCTATCATATTTTTTGTATGCTATTGGTTTATGTACAAAAATATTTATGGTGGTGGGTTTAAAAACTTCATCCGTTACATCGGTATGTTTTTTGTGTTTTTCTCCATCGCTATGGGCTTTTCATTACATAACTCTATTGCCGTTTTAGAAGGTCATTGGGGTAAGAAAAGTGAATTTGTACGCACACCAAAATTCAACATCAGTTCTCTTAAAGAAGGCTGGAAAAAGAATAAATACATTAAAAAAACAATATCCATACACGTTATTTTCGAAGGTTTATTAATGGCATATTTTGCTTTTGGTATGTACAGTGCTTTTATAGTAGGGAACCAAGGTGGGGATTTCGGACTGTTCCCTTTCCACTTAATGTTATTTTTAGGCTTTGGTTATGTGTTTATTAAATCGCTGACTTCTAAAGTATAA